The Myxococcota bacterium region CCTGCACGCGGGCGAAGACGATCTCGGGCGCGTCGAGCGCGACCGACAGCTGGACGTCGGTGAGTGCGCGGAGCTCGTCGCCGGCGATCACGCGCGCAGCATCGGACTCGATGAGGCCGACCTCGCGCGCGATCGCGCGCGCCGTTCGCGGATGATCGCCACTCACCACGATGACGCGGATGCCGGCCGCGCGGCACTTCCGGACCGCCTCCGGGACCTCCGGCCGCGGCGGGTCCTCGAGCCCGACGAGCCCGCTGAAGACGAGGTGCTCTTCGAGTGACTTGTGGTCCCAGACCGGCTCGAGCGGACGATGCGCGAACGCGAGCACGCGCAAGCCGTGCTCGGCCATGTCCTCCTGGGCGGCGCGGATGCGCGCGCGGAGCTCCGTCGAGAGCGGAGTGACTTCGCGGTCGCGATGGATGCTGTCGCACAGCGGCAGCACGGACTCCGGCGCGCCCTTGCACCAGAGCGCGGGACCGGACGACATTTCGTGGATCGTCGACAGCCGCATGCGGTCGGCGTCGAACGGAATCTCGTCGAGCCGGCGGTGCGCGTCGAGCTCGGGCAGCGCCTGGCGCGCGAGCGCCACCAGCGCGACCTCCATCGGGTCGCCGAGGAACGTCGTCTCGCCGCGCTCCTCGACCGACCGGAGGTCGTGACACAGGCCCGCGCCGAGAAAGAGCGGCTCGTGACTCGTCACCAGCGCGCATCCCGCCTGCGCTGCGTCGACGGAGACGCGCTCCATGCCGACGAGGAGCTCGCGCGCGAGCATGCGGTTCTGAGTCAGCGTCCCGGTCTTGTCGGTGCAGATCACCGTCGTCGAGCCGAGTGTCTCGACCGAGGACAGGTGGCGGATCAGCACGTTCCGCTTCGCCATGCGCTGACTCGCCAGCACGAGCGCGAGCGTGAGCGTGGGCAGCAGGCCCTCCGGCACCATCGCCACGATGATGCCGATGGCGAAGATGAAGGCGTTCCAGAAGGGCACGCCCACGAAGCGGCCCACCGCGAAGAAGAGGACGCCGATCGCGACCGCCACGACGCCGATCACGCGCGAGAGGCGCGCGATCTCGGTCCGCAACGGAGACACCACGTCGCCGACCGTCTGCGTGAGCTGCGCGATCCTGCCGAACTCGGTGCGCATGCCGGTCGCGAAGACGACCGCGCGCGCCTGGCCGGTGACGAGCGTGGTGCCGGCGAGCACGATGTTCCGGGCGTGGATGAGGTCGCCGCCGTTCACCGGCCCTGCGAAGCGCGTCCGCGGCAGTGACTCGCCGGTGACTGCCGCGTCCTCGACGCGCACGCCGAAGGCCTCGATCAGCCTGCAGTCGGCGGGCACGCGGTCGCCCTGCTCGAGCAGGACGACGT contains the following coding sequences:
- a CDS encoding cation-transporting P-type ATPase gives rise to the protein MLAPASHSGRLRIEQLSETSALASLASGPEGLTHAEARRRLEEFGPNLIVELRRESLAVRLLREFVHFFAVILWIAAGLAFFAEWSAPGQGMAKLACAIVVVIIVSGVFSFWQEYRAEQILAVLRKLLPQQVAAARGGKVLKVGRTELVPGDVVLLEQGDRVPADCRLIEAFGVRVEDAAVTGESLPRTRFAGPVNGGDLIHARNIVLAGTTLVTGQARAVVFATGMRTEFGRIAQLTQTVGDVVSPLRTEIARLSRVIGVVAVAIGVLFFAVGRFVGVPFWNAFIFAIGIIVAMVPEGLLPTLTLALVLASQRMAKRNVLIRHLSSVETLGSTTVICTDKTGTLTQNRMLARELLVGMERVSVDAAQAGCALVTSHEPLFLGAGLCHDLRSVEERGETTFLGDPMEVALVALARQALPELDAHRRLDEIPFDADRMRLSTIHEMSSGPALWCKGAPESVLPLCDSIHRDREVTPLSTELRARIRAAQEDMAEHGLRVLAFAHRPLEPVWDHKSLEEHLVFSGLVGLEDPPRPEVPEAVRKCRAAGIRVIVVSGDHPRTARAIAREVGLIESDAARVIAGDELRALTDVQLSVALDAPEIVFARVQADQKRRIVDVLKQKKHVVAVTGDGVNDAPALKSAHIGIAMGRSGSDVAKEASDMVLLDDNFASIVNAIEEGRAVFANIRKFLTYILAHNVPELVPYLAFSLFAIPLPLTPIQILAIDMGTDSLTALGLGVEKPDPALMRVPPRSQHQRLFDWSLALRAYLFLGLIEAVASLAAFLFVLRGAGWSYGAMLGAEDPLYLRATTACLSAIIALQIVNVFLCRSPDRSLASTGLLGNPLILWGVLLEVGLIAAIDYTPLGNAVFGTAPIGTEVWLFVLPFAAALLVLEELRKWWVRGRALRS